A stretch of the Verrucomicrobiales bacterium genome encodes the following:
- the rpoC gene encoding DNA-directed RNA polymerase subunit beta' has protein sequence MNSNRESVRELIGLDKVNQVDHVAISVASPDSIRSWSKGEVKNPETINYRTFKPEKGGLFCERIFGPVKDWECSCGKYKRIKHKGVVCDRCGVEVTLARVRRERMGHIELAVPVSHIWFFKCMPSRIGLVLDVTARNLERVIYYEDYLVIDPGATPLKLHQLLSEHEYREARETYGADSFTAKMGAEAVRDALGRVDLAAAITHLQQAMTETKSKQIRKKISKRIKLLQAFLAHKVRPEWMILTVLPVIPPDLRPLVPLEGGRFATSDLNDLYRRVINRNNRLKNLLQLKTPEVIIRNEKRMLQEAVDALFDNGRHGRAVTGAGNRALKSLSDMLKGKSGRFRQNLLGKRVDYSGRSVIVIGPELKLNQCGLPKKMALVLFEPFIIRRLKELGYVHTVRSAKKMIERQSPEVWDILEEVTKGHPVLLNRAPTLHRLSIQAFEPVLIEGEAIRIHPLVCTAYNADFDGDQMAVHVPLSVEAQMEARLLMMAPLNIFSPSSGKPIMTPTQDIPLGCYYLTAEPRKVRKDGDRLMLFANKSEVIFAHMDGAVVTHDRIRMCNPDIGRKTEFGDMNKRVIETTVGRVIFSEIWPEELGFPNKVISKSQLGDVIWRCYKVCGHEKTVIALDKLKEFGFREATRAGISIGIDDMIIPKEKNQEIEVAQKEIANVEKQYRQGLITPGERYNKIIDIWTQATDHIANVMLRTLEHNQGKKEYNPVHLMVDSGARGNRQQVRQLAGVRGLMAKPSGDIIEKPILSNFREGLTVLEYFISTHGARKGLADTALKTADSGYMTRKLVDVAQDVIVTIDDCNTSNGIWVQAIYEGEDEVVKLSERLVGRYSCDDIIDPSNPKSFLVRANEEIDEIKAKAIDSSGVDKMKIRSVLTCESKQGICIYCYGRNLATASLVKRGEAVGIIAAQSIGEPGTQLTMRTFHIGGTATSGFKQPTIKPKHDGVIQYVDLRTVELEDGNHVVLNKNGSVVVLNEDGRELENHTLVIGSVISVPNGGRVKKGEPIVQWDPYNVPIIAEKPGRIKFHDIIEGVTMKQELDETTSQEAMVIIEHKEDLHPQINILDEDDEPIASYPIPAGAHIVVKEGGESVAGQVMAKTPRKTSKTKDITGGLPRVAELFEARRPKDAAEISKIDGIVDFGPSVRGKRCILIKDPQTNVEEEHLIAIGKHVIVFKGDFVRKGQQLTEGPIDPHEILDINGPQELQEHLVNEVQEVYRLQGVTINDKHIEIIVRQMLRKVRITEPGDTGFLWGEQIEKSEFEEENARVEKMGGKPSEAQPVLLGITKASLETESFLSAASFQDTTRVLTEAATTCRVDYLRGFKENVIMGHIIPAGSGFNDHREVKLKPMVELEELPPLIEEVPPVPPQAGAPAAEAHGVLS, from the coding sequence ATGAACTCCAACAGAGAGTCTGTCCGTGAACTGATCGGCTTGGATAAAGTAAACCAAGTCGACCATGTCGCCATCTCCGTTGCTTCGCCGGATTCGATCCGATCCTGGTCGAAGGGCGAGGTGAAGAATCCGGAAACCATCAATTACCGCACGTTCAAGCCCGAGAAGGGCGGCTTGTTCTGCGAGCGCATCTTCGGTCCTGTAAAGGATTGGGAATGCTCCTGCGGCAAGTACAAGCGCATTAAACACAAGGGTGTTGTCTGCGATCGTTGTGGTGTCGAAGTCACTCTTGCCCGCGTCCGGCGCGAGCGGATGGGCCATATCGAATTGGCGGTGCCGGTCTCGCACATCTGGTTCTTCAAGTGCATGCCTTCCCGCATCGGCCTCGTGCTCGATGTCACGGCTCGTAACTTGGAACGCGTGATCTACTACGAGGATTACCTCGTGATTGATCCCGGAGCCACGCCGCTCAAGCTCCATCAGCTCCTGAGCGAGCATGAGTATCGCGAAGCCCGCGAAACCTACGGCGCTGACTCGTTCACTGCCAAGATGGGTGCCGAAGCCGTTCGTGACGCCTTGGGTCGGGTTGACCTGGCTGCTGCGATCACGCATCTGCAGCAGGCGATGACCGAAACGAAGAGCAAGCAGATCCGCAAGAAGATCTCCAAGCGGATCAAACTGCTCCAAGCATTCCTGGCGCACAAGGTCCGCCCTGAGTGGATGATCCTCACGGTTCTGCCCGTGATTCCTCCTGACCTCCGTCCGTTGGTGCCGCTCGAAGGTGGACGGTTTGCTACGTCTGACCTGAACGATCTGTATCGCCGGGTCATCAATCGTAACAACCGCTTGAAGAACCTGCTCCAGCTGAAGACCCCTGAGGTCATCATCCGGAACGAGAAGCGCATGCTTCAGGAAGCGGTCGACGCCTTGTTCGACAACGGTCGTCATGGCCGCGCTGTCACGGGCGCTGGCAACCGGGCGCTCAAGTCGCTGTCCGACATGCTCAAGGGCAAGAGCGGACGCTTCCGTCAGAACTTGCTCGGTAAGCGTGTCGATTACTCCGGCCGTTCCGTCATCGTCATCGGACCTGAGCTCAAGCTCAACCAATGCGGTCTGCCGAAGAAGATGGCTCTGGTGCTGTTCGAGCCGTTCATCATTCGCCGCCTGAAGGAACTCGGTTACGTTCATACCGTTCGCTCAGCCAAGAAGATGATCGAACGTCAGTCGCCCGAAGTTTGGGACATCCTGGAAGAAGTGACCAAGGGGCATCCGGTTCTGTTGAACCGAGCTCCGACTCTCCATCGTTTGTCCATCCAGGCTTTCGAGCCCGTGTTGATCGAAGGCGAAGCCATCCGGATTCATCCGCTGGTTTGCACCGCTTACAACGCGGACTTCGACGGTGACCAGATGGCTGTGCACGTCCCGCTGTCCGTCGAGGCTCAGATGGAAGCCCGCCTCTTGATGATGGCGCCGCTGAACATCTTCAGCCCGTCGAGCGGAAAGCCGATCATGACGCCGACCCAGGACATTCCCCTGGGCTGTTACTATCTGACCGCTGAGCCCCGCAAGGTCCGCAAGGACGGCGACCGGCTCATGCTGTTCGCCAACAAGAGCGAGGTTATCTTCGCGCACATGGACGGTGCCGTGGTCACCCACGATCGCATCCGGATGTGCAATCCCGACATCGGCCGCAAGACTGAGTTCGGCGACATGAACAAGCGGGTCATCGAAACGACCGTCGGCCGCGTCATCTTCAGCGAGATCTGGCCGGAGGAGCTCGGTTTCCCGAACAAGGTCATCAGCAAGTCTCAGCTGGGCGACGTTATCTGGCGTTGCTACAAGGTCTGCGGTCACGAGAAGACGGTCATCGCCCTGGACAAGCTCAAGGAGTTCGGCTTCCGGGAAGCGACTCGCGCCGGAATTTCGATCGGAATTGATGACATGATCATTCCGAAAGAGAAGAACCAGGAGATCGAGGTTGCGCAGAAGGAAATTGCGAACGTTGAGAAGCAGTACCGCCAGGGTCTTATCACTCCGGGTGAGCGCTACAACAAGATCATCGATATCTGGACCCAGGCGACCGATCATATCGCGAACGTCATGCTCCGCACCCTGGAGCACAACCAGGGCAAGAAGGAGTACAACCCGGTCCATCTGATGGTGGACTCCGGCGCTCGTGGTAACCGCCAGCAGGTTCGTCAGTTGGCCGGTGTTCGCGGACTGATGGCCAAGCCCTCCGGCGACATCATCGAGAAGCCCATTCTCTCGAACTTCCGTGAAGGTCTGACCGTTTTGGAGTATTTCATCTCCACTCACGGTGCCCGTAAGGGTCTGGCCGATACGGCGCTCAAGACCGCTGACTCCGGTTATATGACCCGTAAGCTGGTCGATGTGGCGCAGGACGTGATCGTGACGATCGACGACTGCAATACTTCCAACGGCATCTGGGTGCAGGCGATCTACGAAGGTGAAGACGAAGTCGTCAAACTCAGCGAGCGCCTGGTGGGACGTTACTCCTGCGATGACATCATCGATCCGAGCAACCCCAAATCCTTCCTGGTGCGGGCGAACGAGGAAATCGACGAGATCAAGGCGAAGGCCATCGACAGTTCTGGCGTGGACAAGATGAAGATCCGGTCTGTGCTGACCTGCGAATCCAAGCAGGGCATCTGCATCTACTGCTACGGCCGTAACCTGGCAACCGCCAGCCTGGTCAAGCGTGGTGAAGCTGTCGGCATCATCGCCGCCCAGTCGATCGGTGAGCCGGGAACCCAGCTCACGATGCGTACGTTCCACATCGGTGGAACGGCGACCAGCGGATTCAAGCAGCCCACCATCAAGCCGAAGCATGACGGCGTTATCCAATACGTCGATCTGCGCACGGTTGAACTCGAAGATGGCAATCACGTCGTTCTGAACAAGAACGGTTCCGTGGTCGTTTTGAACGAGGATGGCCGTGAGCTGGAAAACCACACGCTGGTCATCGGGTCTGTTATCTCCGTTCCGAACGGAGGCCGGGTCAAGAAGGGCGAGCCGATCGTCCAATGGGATCCCTACAACGTCCCGATTATCGCTGAGAAGCCGGGTCGCATTAAGTTCCATGACATCATCGAGGGAGTGACGATGAAGCAGGAACTGGATGAGACGACGAGCCAAGAGGCGATGGTTATCATCGAGCACAAGGAAGATCTGCATCCGCAGATTAACATCTTGGACGAAGATGACGAGCCGATCGCTAGCTATCCGATTCCGGCTGGCGCGCACATCGTTGTGAAGGAAGGTGGCGAATCCGTGGCCGGTCAGGTCATGGCGAAGACGCCCCGTAAGACTTCCAAGACGAAGGACATCACCGGTGGTCTTCCGCGTGTCGCCGAGCTCTTCGAAGCTCGCCGTCCGAAGGATGCCGCCGAGATTTCGAAGATCGACGGCATCGTCGACTTCGGCCCGAGCGTTCGTGGCAAGCGCTGCATCTTGATCAAAGATCCTCAGACCAACGTCGAGGAGGAGCATCTGATCGCGATCGGCAAGCACGTCATTGTGTTCAAGGGCGACTTTGTGCGCAAGGGACAGCAGCTCACGGAAGGTCCGATCGATCCGCATGAGATCCTGGACATCAATGGACCGCAGGAGCTTCAGGAGCATTTGGTCAACGAAGTGCAGGAAGTCTATCGTCTGCAAGGTGTGACGATTAACGACAAGCACATCGAGATCATCGTGCGCCAGATGCTGCGCAAGGTCCGCATCACGGAGCCGGGAGATACCGGGTTCCTGTGGGGCGAACAGATTGAGAAGTCGGAGTTTGAAGAAGAGAACGCTCGGGTGGAGAAGATGGGTGGTAAGCCCTCTGAAGCCCAGCCGGTGTTGCTTGGAATCACCAAGGCCTCCTTGGAGACCGAGAGCTTCCTCAGCGCCGCTTCCTTCCAGGACACGACTCGTGTCCTGACCGAGGCAGCGACGACCTGCCGAGTCGACTATCTGCGCGGCTTCAAGGAAAACGTGATCATGGGTCACATCATTCCGGCTGGCTCCGGATTCAACGACCACCGTGAGGTCAAGCTGAAGCCGATGGTTGAGCTCGAGGAATTGCCTCCGTTGATCGAGGAGGTACCTCCGGTTCCGCCGCAGGCAGGCGCGCCGGCCGCCGAGGCGCACGGCGTGCTTAGCTGA
- a CDS encoding threonine--tRNA ligase codes for MEAPKQPVERKTLDQREQMDELQRIRHSCAHILATAVLRLWPDALLDIGPPTDEGFYYDFDLKSHRFAPEDFTRIEEEMKKVVKENQVFQKLAKTREEAKAYFEEKGQNFKVERLADIPEGEAISFYQNGEFVDLCAGPHVMRTGNVKAFKLLRVAAAYYRGNEKNPQLQRIYGTAFKGKEELENWLKQQEEARRRDHRKIGKDMGLFTFDDDIGPGLVLWMPKGGVLVEELEKLAKETEFEAGYVRVRTPHIAKESMYIKSGHLPMYAESMFPPIEMKESPGDLNATKYYLKPMNCPGHHKIFAAEPRSYRDLPLRLAEYGCCYRYEQSGELMGLMRVRALQMNDAHIYCTREQFAQEFRAVNEMYLKYFKLFGFEKYLMRFSTHDPSKLGQKFVDEPELWKETEDMVRDVLNESKINYIEVANEAAFYGPKIDVQVWSVSGREFTIATNQVDFAVPKRFGLTYKTRDNTDATPLCIHRAPLGTHERFIGFLIEHYAGNFPLWLAPEQVRVLTIGDEPSLVEYAQAIVTQLRAAHVRVDLDFGTDKINGKILRAEESKVHTMLVIGGREKDANAVALRLHGKGSQGVKPRDEVVADIVAAIKERRS; via the coding sequence ATGGAAGCCCCAAAGCAACCAGTCGAACGGAAGACCCTGGACCAGCGAGAACAGATGGATGAGTTGCAGCGCATCCGGCACTCCTGCGCGCATATTCTTGCCACCGCGGTCCTTCGGCTGTGGCCGGACGCTCTGCTCGACATTGGCCCGCCCACGGACGAGGGTTTCTACTACGACTTTGATCTCAAGAGCCATCGGTTCGCCCCGGAGGACTTCACGCGCATCGAGGAGGAGATGAAGAAGGTGGTGAAGGAGAACCAAGTCTTCCAGAAGCTCGCGAAGACCCGCGAGGAAGCCAAAGCCTACTTCGAGGAGAAGGGGCAGAATTTCAAGGTGGAGCGGCTGGCGGACATTCCGGAGGGAGAAGCCATCTCTTTCTACCAGAACGGCGAATTTGTGGATCTGTGCGCGGGGCCGCACGTCATGCGGACGGGCAACGTGAAAGCGTTCAAGTTGCTCCGGGTCGCTGCCGCCTACTATCGGGGCAATGAAAAGAACCCGCAGCTTCAGCGCATTTACGGGACCGCGTTCAAGGGCAAGGAGGAGCTCGAAAACTGGCTCAAGCAGCAGGAAGAGGCACGCCGACGGGACCATCGCAAGATCGGCAAGGATATGGGCCTCTTCACGTTTGACGACGACATCGGGCCCGGTCTCGTGCTTTGGATGCCTAAAGGCGGGGTGCTGGTGGAGGAGTTGGAGAAGCTCGCTAAGGAGACCGAGTTTGAGGCGGGCTACGTGCGTGTTCGGACTCCGCACATTGCCAAGGAGAGCATGTACATCAAGTCAGGGCATCTTCCGATGTATGCGGAATCGATGTTCCCACCGATCGAGATGAAGGAATCTCCGGGGGACCTCAATGCCACGAAGTACTATCTTAAGCCCATGAACTGCCCGGGGCATCATAAGATCTTCGCTGCCGAGCCGCGCAGCTACCGGGATCTGCCCTTGCGGTTGGCTGAGTACGGTTGCTGCTATCGTTATGAGCAGAGCGGGGAGTTGATGGGCCTGATGCGGGTGCGCGCCCTCCAGATGAATGACGCCCACATCTATTGCACTCGGGAGCAGTTTGCTCAGGAGTTTCGCGCCGTGAACGAGATGTATCTGAAGTATTTCAAACTCTTCGGGTTTGAGAAATATCTGATGCGTTTCAGCACTCACGATCCCTCCAAGCTCGGTCAGAAGTTTGTGGATGAACCGGAGCTTTGGAAGGAGACCGAGGACATGGTTCGCGATGTTCTCAACGAGTCGAAGATCAATTACATTGAGGTTGCCAACGAGGCTGCGTTCTACGGCCCGAAGATCGACGTTCAGGTCTGGAGCGTGAGCGGTCGGGAGTTCACCATTGCGACCAATCAGGTTGATTTCGCGGTTCCCAAGCGGTTCGGGCTGACCTACAAGACCCGCGACAATACCGACGCCACTCCGCTGTGCATTCACCGCGCCCCGTTGGGCACACATGAGCGGTTCATCGGCTTCTTGATCGAACACTACGCTGGAAACTTTCCGCTCTGGCTGGCGCCCGAGCAGGTGCGCGTGCTGACGATTGGCGATGAGCCGTCGTTGGTGGAATACGCGCAAGCCATCGTGACCCAGCTGCGGGCCGCACATGTGCGAGTCGATCTGGATTTCGGGACGGATAAAATCAACGGCAAAATTCTTCGCGCGGAAGAATCTAAGGTTCACACCATGCTGGTGATTGGTGGGCGCGAAAAGGATGCGAACGCCGTTGCGCTTCGCCTGCACGGCAAGGGAAGTCAGGGCGTGAAGCCTCGCGACGAGGTGGTGGCCGACATCGTTGCCGCCATCAAGGAGCGTCGGAGCTGA
- a CDS encoding tetratricopeptide repeat protein, with amino-acid sequence MSERTLRSAEAWFLPGSQTERWLAELARCGLAEADTLLHVVPSSASDPGAAGVLIIPAPGKRPQALPSGFACSWLGKRLCVPADAELYPPLAPAEADALCGDDLVFLHPTLGASRFAHTKPLHVWDLLVSPDAQAAEWSGARLGVRLHSDLTHITLQSPPRLQDLFGDAVDLIGTRPAHELPPGPEELRADGRSFTDQLKDMIAQSIQGVASQLPQESVAKEWVNPLTQWATRRFGEESQNLRKERDLELHRLLNQLERDPESGLRHAIPLTHLPHRGRAKPGSRLGTRNPDFDPQRLGGEPADFWEAPADLQARLRRAYCELANRELSLRNFRRAAYIFAHLLGDLASAADALKQGKHFREAAVLYEERMQNTMAAAHCLEEGELLPEALELYERIDAKADAARVHEKRGDIAAARKIWITMVADHRLAEDHLEAARLLDEKLDLPEEAATELQVGWPDSPQSIPCLHALLELWSRRGHHGETIGFLGRIEQARGAFWKQDGFLEILIQQARRHPDPQVRKATANLCHIAISRRLQEPRLPLRTLSRLASYLCELTPGDRLLCRDANHYVNCRRHPANLGSKSGSHQEDTQSGPTGTTGKAGAENLVLPSGVRWLSFKPAGSGFYGLGAKGMHWVMIRASWSGLVQTLEVAASPKRDTTGLLFEPIPPDGSEVLFRLPQGQTSGPIRFPVASPDFPEAAELLTPGWLGSRGHPVCCTSEGVWSLELARSSATVFHHQFDGTLIRSWDISEPLLASDVPSASLGACLAAGKNVAAVSLGNRLLILSHRGTWEGHELPSKVHRLLLDESTVKPTIIAALDQGVFYHSPGPPLTCGALDEATPKPLVALLGRGLVLIHAGEEGRVLRVDAEGGTQLMHWTTADRTIIAALPLGSRGEFALLDQDGIITRHKLPRSRS; translated from the coding sequence ATGTCGGAAAGAACCCTGCGCTCGGCGGAGGCTTGGTTCCTTCCCGGTTCTCAGACAGAACGGTGGCTCGCCGAGCTCGCTAGATGCGGCTTGGCGGAGGCCGACACCCTGCTCCATGTGGTGCCCTCCTCGGCATCGGACCCCGGGGCCGCCGGCGTGCTCATCATTCCCGCCCCAGGGAAAAGGCCCCAGGCCCTACCTTCGGGATTCGCGTGTTCCTGGCTCGGCAAGAGACTGTGTGTTCCAGCCGACGCTGAGCTATATCCTCCCCTGGCTCCAGCCGAGGCCGATGCGCTCTGCGGCGACGATCTCGTGTTCCTCCATCCAACGCTTGGAGCAAGCCGTTTCGCCCACACGAAGCCGCTTCACGTTTGGGATCTGCTGGTGAGCCCCGATGCCCAGGCCGCTGAATGGAGCGGCGCTCGACTCGGCGTTCGACTGCACTCCGACCTCACGCACATCACGCTGCAGTCGCCACCGCGACTGCAGGATCTGTTCGGTGATGCGGTCGACTTGATTGGCACACGGCCGGCCCACGAGCTTCCTCCCGGCCCGGAAGAACTCCGAGCCGATGGGCGATCCTTCACCGATCAGTTGAAGGACATGATAGCCCAAAGCATTCAAGGGGTAGCTTCTCAGTTACCGCAGGAATCAGTCGCGAAGGAGTGGGTCAATCCGTTGACTCAGTGGGCAACGCGCCGATTCGGCGAGGAAAGCCAGAACCTGCGGAAGGAACGCGACCTGGAGTTGCACCGTTTGCTGAACCAACTGGAGCGCGATCCGGAGTCGGGACTCCGACACGCCATCCCGCTCACCCACCTGCCGCATCGCGGCCGCGCGAAGCCGGGATCCCGTCTCGGAACCAGAAATCCCGACTTTGACCCTCAGCGGCTGGGAGGAGAGCCAGCCGACTTTTGGGAAGCTCCCGCAGATCTGCAGGCCAGACTCAGACGAGCCTACTGTGAACTGGCCAACCGAGAACTCTCCCTGCGGAATTTTCGTCGTGCCGCCTACATTTTCGCCCATCTGCTGGGGGATTTGGCATCGGCTGCCGATGCCTTGAAGCAAGGAAAGCACTTCCGGGAAGCGGCTGTGCTCTATGAAGAGCGCATGCAGAACACGATGGCAGCAGCCCATTGCCTCGAGGAAGGGGAACTCTTGCCGGAAGCTCTGGAACTCTACGAGCGGATCGACGCCAAGGCGGATGCCGCCAGGGTCCATGAGAAACGCGGGGATATCGCCGCGGCGAGGAAGATTTGGATCACGATGGTGGCAGACCACCGCTTGGCCGAAGATCACCTCGAAGCAGCCCGCTTGCTGGACGAAAAGCTGGACTTGCCGGAAGAGGCCGCAACGGAGCTGCAAGTTGGCTGGCCCGACTCCCCGCAGTCCATACCCTGCCTGCACGCCCTGCTCGAACTGTGGTCGAGACGCGGCCATCATGGAGAGACCATCGGGTTTCTTGGGAGGATAGAGCAGGCTCGCGGGGCTTTCTGGAAACAGGATGGCTTTCTCGAAATCCTCATCCAACAGGCGCGACGACACCCGGATCCCCAGGTGCGCAAGGCGACCGCCAATCTCTGCCATATCGCCATATCCCGACGCCTGCAGGAACCGCGATTGCCGCTGCGCACCCTTTCACGGCTCGCCAGTTATCTCTGCGAATTGACACCTGGTGACCGGCTCCTCTGCCGGGATGCCAACCACTATGTCAACTGCCGAAGGCATCCAGCCAACCTCGGCAGCAAATCCGGCTCCCATCAGGAGGATACTCAGAGCGGCCCGACCGGAACCACGGGGAAGGCGGGCGCGGAAAACCTGGTGCTCCCGAGCGGGGTCCGATGGCTGAGTTTCAAGCCAGCCGGTTCAGGATTCTACGGGCTCGGCGCCAAAGGGATGCACTGGGTGATGATCCGGGCGTCCTGGAGCGGGTTGGTACAAACGCTTGAGGTGGCCGCATCACCAAAGCGAGACACCACCGGACTCCTCTTCGAGCCAATCCCGCCCGACGGAAGCGAAGTCCTCTTCCGACTGCCCCAGGGCCAAACCAGCGGGCCGATCCGTTTTCCAGTCGCTTCCCCAGATTTCCCGGAAGCAGCGGAACTCTTGACCCCGGGATGGTTGGGATCCCGAGGTCACCCGGTATGCTGCACCTCCGAAGGAGTCTGGAGCCTGGAACTCGCTCGTTCCTCGGCCACCGTGTTCCACCATCAGTTTGACGGCACACTGATCAGAAGCTGGGACATCAGCGAACCTCTCCTGGCCAGCGACGTCCCCAGTGCATCCCTCGGAGCGTGCCTGGCGGCGGGTAAGAATGTGGCGGCAGTCAGCCTCGGCAACCGCTTGCTGATCCTCAGCCACCGAGGCACCTGGGAAGGCCACGAGTTGCCCAGCAAAGTCCATCGCTTGCTCCTGGACGAGTCCACGGTCAAGCCCACCATCATCGCAGCTCTCGATCAGGGAGTCTTTTACCATTCTCCCGGCCCGCCGCTGACCTGCGGCGCACTGGACGAAGCCACGCCAAAGCCTTTGGTGGCTCTGCTCGGCCGCGGACTCGTACTGATTCACGCGGGGGAGGAGGGACGCGTGTTGCGCGTCGACGCCGAAGGCGGAACCCAGCTCATGCACTGGACGACCGCGGACCGAACGATCATCGCAGCCCTGCCCCTCGGCTCGCGCGGAGAGTTCGCGCTTCTCGATCAGGACGGCATCATCACGAGGCATAAGTTGCCTCGGTCACGGTCCTAA
- a CDS encoding AAA family ATPase produces MINAPELASRLVSEVLEPMKKDFVGKGEVIDLLGISLMAGENLFILGPPGTAKSALVNNLAARLEGRSFDYLLTRFTEPNELFGPFDIRRLREGELVTNTEGMLPEASFVFLDELLNANSAILNSLLVALNERVFRRGKESRALATLLFVGASNQLPEDDALKALFDRFLLRVTSDNVPGERLPDVLEAGWRLAAHHPVRSSLRFEDLKSLQPAILEVDLSKIRQPFAELIQRIRHAGISVSDRRAVKLQRAIAASALLCSRVTARVSDLWVARHIWDTLEQQEILSSLVSQTLGKEEAAQGDHHRSHPSDGPDPEALARDLEALSDQLQSPTLPDSELSYIQDRLGILEGRCQWVQDSGKREWLQQLTTELWSRVKTRPQAA; encoded by the coding sequence ATGATAAACGCACCCGAGTTGGCCAGCAGACTGGTTTCCGAGGTCCTGGAGCCGATGAAGAAGGACTTCGTCGGCAAAGGTGAAGTTATTGACCTGCTGGGGATTAGCCTGATGGCAGGGGAAAACTTGTTCATCCTGGGGCCGCCCGGAACTGCGAAAAGCGCCCTGGTCAATAACTTGGCTGCACGCCTAGAAGGTCGGTCGTTCGACTACCTCCTGACCCGTTTCACCGAGCCCAACGAACTTTTCGGGCCTTTCGATATTCGCCGCCTGCGGGAAGGAGAACTGGTGACCAACACCGAAGGGATGCTGCCGGAGGCGTCCTTTGTGTTCCTCGACGAGCTGCTCAATGCCAACAGCGCCATTCTGAACTCACTGTTGGTGGCGCTGAACGAACGGGTTTTTCGCCGAGGGAAAGAGAGCCGGGCCCTGGCGACGCTTCTCTTTGTCGGAGCCAGCAACCAACTGCCGGAGGACGATGCTCTCAAAGCGCTCTTCGATCGCTTTCTGCTCCGGGTCACTTCTGATAACGTTCCCGGAGAGCGCTTGCCGGATGTTCTCGAAGCGGGCTGGCGGCTTGCCGCCCATCACCCGGTCCGATCATCGTTGCGCTTCGAAGACCTTAAGTCCCTGCAACCCGCCATTCTTGAGGTAGATCTGTCAAAGATCCGACAGCCCTTCGCCGAACTGATCCAGCGCATCCGCCATGCTGGAATCAGCGTCAGCGATCGGCGCGCGGTGAAGCTGCAGCGGGCGATTGCAGCGAGCGCCCTCCTGTGCAGCCGGGTCACCGCGCGAGTCAGTGACCTGTGGGTCGCCCGGCATATCTGGGACACTCTCGAACAGCAGGAAATCCTGAGCAGCCTGGTCAGCCAAACCCTGGGCAAGGAGGAAGCAGCTCAAGGAGACCATCACCGATCCCACCCCAGTGACGGACCTGATCCTGAAGCGCTCGCGCGCGATCTCGAAGCCCTGAGCGACCAGCTTCAATCCCCCACCCTTCCGGACTCTGAACTTTCCTACATCCAGGACCGTCTGGGGATTCTCGAAGGTCGATGTCAATGGGTTCAGGATTCCGGAAAACGCGAGTGGCTTCAGCAACTCACCACGGAACTCTGGTCTCGGGTCAAGACCCGGCCTCAGGCTGCATGA